The DNA region ttaggttggatatcaggaaaggTTCCTGATCCAGAGcatgctggcactgcccaggctccccaggggaTGGTCACattcccaaggctgccagagctccaggagcgtTTGGACAACGCTCTCAaggacagggtgggattgttggggtgtctgggcagagcctggagtTGGATTTGATCCTTGTgggccccttccagctcaggatattctgtgatgtGCCTGACCCAccttcctccctgctgtggTTGAGGGATCCATCCAGGATCCCATcactctcctccaggctgggagCCAAGACTGTGCAGGGAATGTCAGGGCTGCTCCCTGATTTTGGAAAAATCACAAGGATTTATTGCCTGCCTGAGTCCCCCAGGCACAGAATGGAAATTGTTATCACCTGGGGAGGTGGTTAAACTGATAAATGGGAGTTAAGAGGATGAAAGGTACGAAAGGGGAAAGGTGAAGGAATTTTGTGCCATTTTGGGAGCAGCtttcagcactgcccagcaggaGAGCTTGGAAGTAGAGGATTGATCCGAGATGAGAAAACCTCTGTCCCACAGaacatttcctcctctccaggggctgtgcctgtccttgggaagcccagccaggctggatgggacctCTGCTAGGGAATACATCCATAGATAGAGAACATATCCATGGGAGAGATTCCCCAGCATCTGGGGAGCTGATCAAACAAGGCTGGAGATCATCTCAGACCCCCAGCACTTGCTCTTTTCCCATCATGGCTGCTCtgaatctgcattttttttctctcaacaCCCACAACTGATGAATTTTCCAACCCTCTGAGCTGGTGTGGAGCCTCCCCCAGGGCAGAGTCCCCCCCTGTGACCCCTGTGCCTCCCTGCAGGGACCAGGTCCTGCGTGTCATGGCCAGGAAGGAGGAGCACATCACCCTGCTCGGGGTGCTGGgcgagcaggaggagctgcaggtgagctCTGAGGGGCCCTGAGCACCCCCTGGTCACAGACCCTGGTGAATCCAGGGCTCCCTCCCatcctttttcctccccattttggAGATGTATAATATAGAACCATACAAATGTGAATTTAACCTGGGGCTCCctgagctcagagctccatTTATATGAACTGGGAACATCCCATAAATACTCAAACAACCTGGGCTGGAACATTTCTGTAAATCCCTACCCAGACATCCATCCGTGGCCCAAAATTTGCCCCAAACCCTTTTTAGACCCTTCATCAAAATTCCTGTGAGaccctggaggtgctggggagcTCAGTGGATGAGCACCAGCACAGGATGGGGCGAAGTTTCCCCTTTCAGCCCAACTTCTTCTTCCCAGGTGGATTTTTGGCGTCACCCCAACAGCCTTGGCCACCCCGTGGACCTGCGTGTGCCCTTCCCCAGCCTCCAAGGAGTCAAAAAATTCCTGGATTTCCATAATTTTTCCTATAGCATCATGATCGAGGATGTGCAGGTAATGGCTGTGACAGGAACAGGATGAGCTCCTGCAGTTCAGCCCTGAGAGAAAGTTCAAAAGTTGGAAatcaagggaaaaaatccaaccccctcctccttccagcctttttgatcttggggttttttgcctcCTAACCAGGAATTATTggatgaggaaaaggaaagcatGAGGAGGTCCAGGAGGGTGAAGAGAAGCTCCAGGATGTTTGATTTCGCCTCCTACCACACGATAGATGAGGTACCTTTCCCTGCAgagcactgcctttgtgctgctggggtCACATCCGTGTGGTGAAGGTCGTGGTGAGTTCTTGGTGACAGGTGAGACCTCCCTGGACAGGTTCCTCCTCCTTGGCGGAGCTTTTAGCTGAGATGGGAGACTGGGAAACCTTCCACATCCAGCGTGGCCACACCTGGAACCTCCCACCCTGTGGAAGACATTTTCAGCTTCACTTTGGGGGTGATTGGAGCCCCGTTTGGGACTGGTGGGGGCTATGATGGTGTTGGGGGGGTCTTAGAACGTTTCCCCTCTACTTCTACTTCTACTTCCCCTCTTCATTCTACTTTTCCAAAAATGTTGGGAcatgcctttcccagctcacacagagcccCAACCACCCCATGTTCTCCAGGGGAGCACAAGATCTTCCCCAGGGGAGTCCCAGGTCTCCAGGGAAGCACCAGATCTTCCCCAGGGAAGCTCTGCTTGTTGCGTCTCAAAAGCAAAAGGTGagagccaggctgagcctggtgagccagcagctcctccttgcAGATCTACGAGTGGATGGATGTCCTGGTGGAGGATCACCCCAAGCTGGTCAGCAAGGTCCAGGTGGGGCAGAGCTACGAGCAGCGGCCCCTGTACGTGCTGAAGGTGGGTCCTGGGGCAGCCTTGCCCTGAAAATGCCCTCAGGGtgagaggctgtgccaggggagctcagggtgggcacagcaggaattgccccatggaaagggggtgaggctgcccaggggagtttgggtgcccatccctggaggtgtcccagcaactcctggaggtggcactcagggctctgggctggggacaggtggGGATGGGGCCCAGGGTGGATTCCATGATCCTGGAGggttttccagcctcagtgatcCCGTGGCTCCGCACAGTTCAGCACCGGGGGATCGAACCGCCCGGCCATCTGGCTGGACACCGGCATCCACGCGCGGGAATGGATCACCCAAGCCACCGGCGTCTGGACGGCCAACAAGGTCACCTTGGGGCCACCTGGGGTGTGGGACCCCAATTCTTACCCTGCATCTGTCCCCCTCCTCATCTCCGAGGGGCAccggggcagctcctgctcctctccatgCACAGATCGCCAAGGAATACGGGCAGGACCCCTCTGTCACGGCCATCCTGGACAGCATGGACATCTTCCTGGAGATTGTCACCAACCCTGACGGCTTTGCCTTCACCCACAGCTCTGTGAGTGCAGGGACACCACGGGGAGATCttgtcccagcactgcccccaACCACAGCTGTGTTTTTTGGGTGGGGAGGGATGTTCCTCCATGTGGGGTGGTGAGTGGAGATCCCTGGAGATGCTTGGACAGGGGTTGGGACTCACATTCCTGTTCCTGTGTCCTCTCTGTGTGCTCCTAGAACCGCCTGTGGCGCAAGACCAGGTCCATCAACGCTGGATCCCGCTGCGTGGGAGTGGATCCCAACAGAAATTGGGATGCTGGGTTTGGAGGTGAGACCTTGGCCACCAGATCCCATACCAGGCATTGCTTGAGCCTCAAAACATCAAAACTTTCTGCTAGAGTGGAGAAACCCAGGGATGGAAACCCTTCCTGAGGGATCCTCTCTGgatctcctcctccccctgctccaggtgccGGCTCCAGCAGCAATCCCTGCTCTGAGATCTATCATGGCCCTCACGCCCACTCCGAGCGGGAAGTGAGAGCCATCGTGGATTTCATCCGCGCCCACGGGAACGTCAAATCCGTCATCTCCATCCACAGCTACTCCCAGATGCTGCTCTTCCCCTACGGATACAGGAGGGCGCCCGCGCCCGACCACCAGGAAATGGTGAGATGGCCCCAAAACGTGGGGCTGGGACCTCTGGCAGAGCACCCCCGGAgctcccctgctcctctcaTTAGATGCAACCTGAATATCAAACCCCTGCACCTGGGTTCTGGAGGAGGGAGGTTGTGAGATGGACCTCAAACATCAAAAATTAAGGGGTTTTGGGAAAACCTACAGCAGATGGGATGGGGAATGATGGGCTCTAGATCCCCGTGATCCACCAGATCCCAGCACTTTTGGTGGTTCCTTTGCAGAATGAACTGGCCAAGAAGGCCGTGAGCGACTTGGCCGCTGTGTTTGGGACAAAATACACCTACGGCAGCATCGCCAACACCATCTGTGAGTGTCCCTCCCTCACCCCGCAGCAAATCCCCAGAGAACGGGCTCCCATcgggctcctctccctgcagacaTGGCAGGAGGCACCACCATCGACTGGGCCTATGACAACGGGGTGAAATATTCCTTCACCTTGGAGCTGAGGGACTCGGGGCGCTACGGattcctcctgcccagctcccagatCATCCCCACTGCCACCGAGACGTGGCCGGCGCTCCTGGACATCATGGTCCACGTCCTGGAGCACCCATactgagccagcagctcccccagcattCCCTGCTCTCAATAAACCCTCACGGACATTCAGTGGTTTCAAGCACACTCATTATTTTTCATGCCAATCTCCAAAAAAGGGGTGGGAAAGGACTCCCAGACCTGCAGGTGTTGATTTTCCCCTCGTGACTTTGGCTCAAAGTCCCCATCCTTTGGAGCCAACAGCCAGCAtgggaggaggagatggggttttttgggcaAGCAaccccaaattttggggttttgagcaGCTTTGCTCCATCATCCTTTCCCAGGGGGCTACAAGGAGGGACATGGGTACCCTCAGGGTATTTGCTGTTTAGTTGTGGCTACTGGGACAACTGTCACCTGCTCTGACCTCTGTCCTGGGCCAAGCTTTACACCACTTTCCTCAGCCCAATTTTAAACCAGTTTCCTCATTGCTGTGGTTTAAGGATCCAGCTCACCAAGCCCCAAGtgaaaatctgcattttgtGCATTCTCAGCCCAAACTgatcctttccctcccctcagCTGGCACTGAAGGCTGTGGGATTTTGGCACCTCCCGGTCTCACCTTGCTGGCAGCTGACTCACCAGGGCCCCAGCTGGTTCCTGGGACAGGTTTGGCCAGGACTGGGAGTGCctggatggggacagcagggcctgaCCTTGGCTGGTGGCAGCCAGAGCCTTCCCAGGGCCCTGGGAAAAGGGACAGCTGGAGGGGCCGGGCTGGAGCCACCATCCCATGGGATTTAAGAggccccagggcactgctgggacctgagactggctgtccctgctgaccATGAGGCTCCTCGtgctcctggctgccctggTGGCAGTGGCCACCTGCACCGAGACCTTCTTTGGGtaaggggctgggatggggacggtggcactgggtggggcAGAAGGAGTTGGTTCagccctgagggagcacagggaaaaggCTCAGGGGAAATCCCTGGAATGGGGGGATGGATGGGTGGGGTTAGGTCGGATTAACGGGGCCGGAGCTCGTCCCACACCCCtcagcaccccctgcccccaCAGGCACCAGGTGCTGCGTGTCGTCCCCCAGAGCgatgaggagctgcagaaggtgcaggagctgcaggacctGGAGCATCTGCAGGTACTGGGTGTGGGGGTGGACTTTGGGGTCACCCCCCAGCCCATGGCCTTCATTTTACACCCCATAAGCAAAGCAAGGACGGGGTTGGATGTGGGACCATGGGAACCAAGCAGTGAAAAGCAAGacaggctggtgctgggggtgcATCCCGAGGCAGGATCTCACCCCTCGTGTCCATTTTTCCCACCCAGCTGGATTTCTGGCTGGAGCCCCGCAAGCTCGGCCTGCCTGTGGACATCCGCGTGCCTTTCCGCAGCCTGCAGGCCGTCAAAGTCCACCTGGAGGCCTCTGGGGTCTCCTATTCCATCATGATCGAGGATGTGCAGGTCAGCAGTGGCGCAGGGGAGGTGAGGGAGAGGGGGGATCCCAtcagtgggaatggggctcATCCCACCCCTGTCCCACAGGCCCTGCTGAATGAAGAGAAGGTGGAGATGCTCCGCAGCAGCCGCCACCGCTCGGTCGACACCGCCACCTTCAACTACGAGGCCTACCACACCATAGATGAGGTGGGAAAGCACaagatttggggaattttgggggaaaaagttTGCTCTTGGGCAGGGGGTGAGCTGGGAGTCACCCCCACATCTCTCATTCCCAGATCTACAACTTCATGGACATGCTGGTGGCCGAGAACCCCAACCTGGTGAGCAAGCTGGAGATTGGCCGCTCGACCGAGAACCGTCCCCTCTACGTGCTCAAGGTGAGGACGTGGGGATCGTGATCCAGAGGGGGGAAGCGGTGACAGGGACAAAGCCAACCCCCCCTCTCTGCTGTCCCAGTTCAGCACAGGGGGCACGAACCGCCCGGCCATCTGGATCGACACCGGCATCCACTCCCGCGAGTGGGTGACACAGGCCAGCGGCGTCTGGTTTGCCAAGAAGGTACTGACACCCCAGAAGGGTCCTCAGGGGCTGCGGGATCCAGGTGGGTGATTCCACAGGGAGAACAGGGAGCTCCAAACGTCCATCCTCTCTAGATTGTCGAGGATCACGCAAATAACGAAGGAGTGGCCTCCATCCTGGAGACGATGGACATCTTCCTGGAGATTGTCACCAACCCGGATGGCTTTGCCTACACCCACACCAAGGTACTGCCCTGGATCTCCTCTCCCTGGTTCCTACTCCTGCTCTGGATggggagcaggatttggggggttGCACATCCCTGAGAGGGCAAAGCCTCCTCACCCACATTTCcatgggatgggaaggggccCACACAAGCTgtggagccccagccctgggcaccagcTGAGGTGGCTCTGCCCTTCCAGAACCGCATGTGGCGCAAGACCAGGTCCAAGCATGCGGGCGCCATCTGTGTCGGAGTGGATCCCAACCGCAACTGGGACGCAGGTTTTGGAGGTCAGAGCTGGCCCCTTGCCCCTGTGGAGCTTTTCCACTCTCCAGCTGGAAGCTCCAAAGCTGTTTCTGGCTCAAAGATCCATTGATGTCCCCTGGGGAAGAGGTGGGATTTGCTCTCCTGGTTTGGGCTTTGAGGCCCCACAGTGACAAGTGAAAGTCACCATACAAATCTCTAGGAGGAGATGCCCCAGGAGCACCTCTTGATCACCACCAAGGAGCTGGGGGGTGGGAAAACCTCTTGGGCTTGgaatcccccaaattcccgcTGTGTTCTCACCATCCTCTTCTCCACAGATGCCGGAGCCAGCTCAAGCTCCTGCTCAGAGACGTACCACGGACCCTACCCCAACTCGGAGCCCGAGGTGAAATCCATCGTAGACTTTGTGAAGAGCCATGGCAACATCAAGGCTTTCGTCTCCATCCACAGctattcccagctcctgctctacCCCTACGGCTACACCGAGACCCCGGCACCAGATGAGCAGGAACTGGTGAGGCCCATGTGCTttgaggggctgggatggggtggaGCTCTTCTGCTGCTCCAAGGGGGAGCCACCTCTGTCCTGCACCCCTTGGGAAGCTGGGAGGAGCTTTGTTGCACCCAGAAAAAGCTGTACCCACAGGTTTGTCCTTTCTTTGGCTCAtctttccctgttccctgtATTCCCAGCACGAGGTTTCTGCCAAGGCCGTGGCAGCTCTGTCCTCCCTGTATGGCACCAAGTTCACCTACGGCAGCATCATCACCACCATCTGTaagtgctggggcagccccaaaacccccagatCCCAAAACCATCCCTCACACTGGCCAAATATCCCATGGGATTCCTGTACTGTCGAAGTGTGTTTCTATACTTTGTAATAGTTCTGGTTTTGTATCCCCGTATTTTTCCCATATGGTTTACCTCAGATTGTACCCCCCTCTCTTTACCTGTGTAATCCCTTTGCTGAGATCATCCCCAAATCCTCACCCTGGCTCTCTGTCAGTCACTcagcatcccatcccctccatctAGAAGTTTCAGTTCAGGACATTGAGTGATTAGCCAGAGGCCAGGGGTCAGCCCTATACGCTGTCCTAAATGTTTGTCCCCCAATATTCATCCCTTAGGGTCACTTATTGGTCAGTAAGTGTTATCTACTCTAGGTTTCCACCTCCCTTTAAATGCAACCTTGGCACATCTCCTGGGACTCTCAACAGGAGCCCCTTGAGGTGTAGGGGCTCCTTCAGAATAAAACCTTGGATTAACCCCTGCTAAGAGTCAGCCTTTTATCCTCTACCCATGTCTCTGGTGTCTCTCCTGCTGCAAAGCTgaccagcctggctgccctcagtACCCTTGGGGCACAAGAGAGTGTCCCCTGCTGTCTGCCAAGCCAGGGCTCCTGAGAGACTCCCAGAGACACTACAAAGCTCTGAATCCcacctttctttttcctcccccagACAGAGCCAGTGGATCGACCGTGGACTGGACCTACAACCAGGGGATCAAATATTCCTTCACCTTCGAGCTGCGGGACACGGGGCGTTACGGGTTCCTGCTGCCCGCCAAGCAGATCGTCCCCACCGCCCAGGAGACCTGGCTGGCGCTGAAGGTCATCATGGAGCACGCCAGGGACAACATGtactgagctgggagcaggctgcagcagctgcagagaggggagAAGGCAGTCGGTTAATAAATGCAAAGAAGGATGAGAAAAGCTTGTggttgttttccctttttcccaaaCTGGGTGGAAAAGGCCTTTCGGAGTTGGGGTTGGTGCCAGCACAAACAGGGTGTGCTGGGTCATGGCCTGGAAAAGGAATTGATTGAAAGGGCATGAAAATAGCAGGaacaaaaaggaaggaaagcGGTGGTTTTCCCTTTGATCTGGCAGAGGATGGGAAGGGAACTGGGCTCTGGGACACGAGGCCAGCAGGATTTACTGggactccaggagagctgcagagggactggggacaagggatggagggacaggacacagggaatggctcccactgcagAGGGAGTCTTGGGAATTgagaattcctgcctgggctggaattgccagagcagctggggctgcccctgcatccctggaatgtcccaggccaggctggacagggcttgggacaccctgggacagtgggaggtgtccaggagctggaactggatgggctttagggtcccttcccagCCAACCCTTTCTGACTGTGACCCCTCCTCACCTGCTGCAATCCCTAGGGAATGGGGAGCTGAGCCCCTGCTCACTCCCAGCCTTTCCAGGCTCTCCACAGCTCTCAAAGCTGCAAATAAATCACCCAAACAGATGCtgtaatttacatttttattaaattaaaccTCTCAGCCTCTAGGGAGTTTGACTCTGCTCCAAACAACACCAGGAGTCCAAATCCACACAAATCCACAGAGATGGTGGGAAAGTACATCCAGTCCTTGCTTTGATTCCTGGGATTTGGAGGATCACAAACAACTCAAGCCAGTTTTATCCAAGTTTCACCAGGAGGTTTTcatgcagcacagagcagccagggattCTGGATCTGTCTCCCACAGCTGGACAGCAAAATCAGGATTTTAGCCAATGCAATGACACTGCCAAGAGCTCATGGAGCTGGAAAAATCtactcccacagcagcaggacctTATCAGACTGAACCTGCCAGTCCTGCAGTCAGCACTGTCTCATTTCACACTCACAGTCAAAATAAAAGATAAACGTGCTCAGGGATGTTGAGTCCTAATCTCCCAAACAGGAAATTATGTGCCATTTCTCCTACTTTTTGTCCTTTCATCAGAATTATCCCAAAGTCACCAGTGAGTTTTGGGATGTGTTGAAAATTGTGTGGTtcaaaaagggggaaaaacaccGAATCCAAAAATACACACAAACCCCACAAGACCACGATAACCAAAGCAGGACGAGGCTCAGCAATGCCAGATGGAAAACTGGAGAGCAGAATCCCTCCAAAATCACTTCCAAAGGGTCCCACAGGCAGCTCAGGAAAATCAGAGGATTCCCAGCTTATCCAGAAGCACCAGTGTGAGGAAAAATTTGTGATATTCACTTTTCCAACTGTTCAGTTCCTGAttccagggccctgctgggttTTAGGGACCCTGGCGAGGCAGCAGCAACAAATTTTCCTTCAGCCACCCTAAACCTTAAAGAAACTCCTAAAAAATCACTGGCAAAGGAGTcattgggaaaagaaaatccagttACTCTCCTTCAGGTCACCTTGAAAAAGACACAACTATTCACAAAGTGTCCATAAGCAAGCACGGCTGTCACAGCACCAACTGAGCAATAAAAACCATCTTTTTTACAAATACTTCTGTTCATTAccataatttatttaaaaaaaccaagaagCAACCGTTCCAGGATCTTCTCTCACTTTTGTCAAGATGCTGAATGTCTTTATCTCTGCTAAAACCACCAAAGTTTGTGCTCACAGATGATTTGTGGCCTGTTCACCCTCACAGCTCCAGACCTGGGAATGTTACGGACACAAATTCCTCCAGCTGGACTAAAAACTTTTGTGGGACAGTTTCTACTGGTGCCAGCCTTTACTAGGAGTTTTCTCCCTCCCCTACAAAACCAGTTCTatcagctctgtcctgccctgcacCCCAAGTGATGCcattgcagctgcccagccttACCCGAGCTGCCGGGTCTCACCAGGGCTGCTTTTCCCCGCCGATCCCTAAAAGCACAAAGGGGCTGCACTGCACTGCTCAGCATTCCCCAAACTGGGCTCTGCTTTATTTCCAGGGCCTGTTCTGGACGCTGGTCCTGCTGTGGGAGCGGCTGCTCAGGGACGCCAGGCTGCGGGGAGAGCtgtgcaggctggggctgctcctggccgaGGAGAGCTTCGAGTCGCGGCCTGAGAGACCCCGGCTGAGGCGGCCTGCGGGAGAAACAGGCCCAGGTCACAAACTGGCTGTGCACGGGCtggggtgccccatccctgggtgtgtccagccagcctggatgggcttggagcagcctgggagaggggaaggtgtccctgcccgtggtgggatggatggggtttaaggccccttcccacccaaccATTCCATGATGAGGTTGAGGCACGTTCTGGTGACGCCTTAAgaattttagcttttatatttttcaaatcctATACTGCATTATTGTCATGCACATGTCACAGTTGAGGCAGTCACCATATCCAGAGTATCAccacacaatttcagaaagcttcacCCTGTACACAGCAACACCACCccacttcagaaggctgcaagcatTTGCTCTTCTCATTCTTCAGCCCAACCTCTTATACCCCTAATgtgtgtgccctctgtgccctctgtgattgctcagcacccctgggcactccatggctcatcACCTgcaatgctgctcacctgctcctcacagctggagCCAATGAGGGACGAAGCTGGGGCAGCCCAACTCCCAATTATCTCTGTGCCTACACCTTCCCACCCAACCATTCCATCATGAGGTTGAAGCATGTTCTGGTGATGCTTTAGCATAAATTTtagcatttatatttttcaaatcctgCACTGCATTAGTGCTACAGCACATGTCACAGTTGAGACAGCCACCATACCCAGAGTATCACCATACAATATCAGAAAGCTTCACCCCATACACAGTAACACCACCCCACTTCAGAAGGCTACAAGCATCCTTCTCCTTCAGCCCAACCTTTTTTACCCCTCACATtcatgcactgcacctgtgtgccctctgtttcCCTT from Ammospiza nelsoni isolate bAmmNel1 chromosome 5, bAmmNel1.pri, whole genome shotgun sequence includes:
- the LOC132073429 gene encoding carboxypeptidase A1-like, which translates into the protein METLLVFLALLGVSSTERLFVGDQVLRVMARKEEHITLLGVLGEQEELQVDFWRHPNSLGHPVDLRVPFPSLQGVKKFLDFHNFSYSIMIEDVQELLDEEKESMRRSRRVKRSSRMFDFASYHTIDEIYEWMDVLVEDHPKLVSKVQVGQSYEQRPLYVLKFSTGGSNRPAIWLDTGIHAREWITQATGVWTANKIAKEYGQDPSVTAILDSMDIFLEIVTNPDGFAFTHSSNRLWRKTRSINAGSRCVGVDPNRNWDAGFGGAGSSSNPCSEIYHGPHAHSEREVRAIVDFIRAHGNVKSVISIHSYSQMLLFPYGYRRAPAPDHQEMNELAKKAVSDLAAVFGTKYTYGSIANTIYMAGGTTIDWAYDNGVKYSFTLELRDSGRYGFLLPSSQIIPTATETWPALLDIMVHVLEHPY
- the LOC132073562 gene encoding carboxypeptidase A1-like, whose protein sequence is MRLLVLLAALVAVATCTETFFGHQVLRVVPQSDEELQKVQELQDLEHLQLDFWLEPRKLGLPVDIRVPFRSLQAVKVHLEASGVSYSIMIEDVQIYNFMDMLVAENPNLVSKLEIGRSTENRPLYVLKFSTGGTNRPAIWIDTGIHSREWVTQASGVWFAKKIVEDHANNEGVASILETMDIFLEIVTNPDGFAYTHTKNRMWRKTRSKHAGAICVGVDPNRNWDAGFGDAGASSSSCSETYHGPYPNSEPEVKSIVDFVKSHGNIKAFVSIHSYSQLLLYPYGYTETPAPDEQELHEVSAKAVAALSSLYGTKFTYGSIITTIYRASGSTVDWTYNQGIKYSFTFELRDTGRYGFLLPAKQIVPTAQETWLALKVIMEHARDNMY